From Peromyscus maniculatus bairdii isolate BWxNUB_F1_BW_parent chromosome 19, HU_Pman_BW_mat_3.1, whole genome shotgun sequence, the proteins below share one genomic window:
- the Egr1 gene encoding early growth response protein 1: MAAAKAEMQLMSPLQISDPFGSFPHSPTMDNYPKLEEMMLLSNGAPQFLGAAGAPEGSGGNSSSSSSSNSSGGGSGGGSNSGSSAFNAQGEPGEQPYEHLTTESFSDIALNNEKAMVETSYPSQTTRLPPITYTGRFSLEPAPNSGNTLWPEPLFSLVSGLVSMSNPPASSSSAPSPAASTSSSASQSPPLSCAVPSNDSSPIYSAAPTFPTPNTDIFPEPQSQAFPGSAGTALQYPPPAYPATKGGFQVPMIPDYLFSQQQADLGLATPDQKPFQGLENRTQQPSLTPLSTIKAFATQSGSQDLKALNTTYQSQLIKPSRMRKYPNRPSKTPPHERPYACPVESCDRRFSRSDELTRHIRIHTGQKPFQCRICMRNFSRSDHLTTHIRTHTGEKPFACDICGRKFARSDERKRHTKIHLRQKDKKADKTGVASSATSSLSSYPSPVATSYPSPATTSFPSPVPTSYSSPGSSTYPSPAHSGFPSPSVATTYASVPPAFPAQVSSFPSAAVTNSFSTSAGLSDMAATFSPRTIEIC; the protein is encoded by the exons ATGGCAGCAGCCAAGGCCGAGATGCAGTTGATGTCCCCGCTGCAGATCTCTGACCCGTTCGGCTCCTTCCCTCACTCACCCACCATGGACAACTACCCCAAACTGGAGGAGATGATGCTGCTGAGCAACGGGGCTCCCCAGTTCCTCGGTGCTGCCGGAGCCCCAGAGGGCAGCGgcggcaacagcagcagcagcagcagcagcaacagcagcggGGGCGGTAGTGGGGGCggcagcaacagcggcagcagcgcCTTCAATGCTCAGGGAGAGCCGGGAGAACAACCGTATGAGCACCTGACCACAG aGTCTTTTTCTGACATCGCTCTGAATAATGAGAAGGCCATGGTGGAGACGAGTTATCCCAGCCAAACTACTCGGCTGCCTCCCATCACCTACACTGGCCGCTTCTCCCTGGAGCCTGCGCCCAACAGCGGCAACACTTTGTGGCCTGAACCCCTCTTCAGCCTGGTCAGTGGCCTCGTGAGCATgagcaatcctccagcctcttcGTCCTCCGCACCTTCTCCAGCGGCGTCAacgtcttcctctgcctcccagagcccGCCCCTGAGCTGTGCTGTGCCGTCCAACGACAGCAGCCCCATTTACTCAGCGGCGCCCACCTTTCCCACTCCCAACACTGACATTTTCCCTGAGCCCCAAAGCCAGGCCTTCCCAGGCTCGGCAGGCACAGCCCTGCAGTACCCGCCTCCTGCCTACCCTGCCACCAAGGGTGGCTTCCAGGTTCCCATGATCCCTGACTATCTGTTTTCACAGCAACAGGCAGACCTGGGCCTGGCCACCCCAGACCAGAAGCCCTTCCAGGGTCTGGAGAACCGTACCCAGCAGCCTTCACTTACTCCACTGTCCACTATTAAAGCCTTTGCCACTCAATCGGGCTCCCAGGACTTAAAAGCTCTTAATACCACCTACCAGTCCCAGCTTATCAAACCCAGCCGCATGCGCAAGTACCCTAACCGGCCCAGCAAGACACCCCCCCACGAACGTCCATACGCCTGCCCAGTCGAGTCCTGCGATCGTCGCTTCTCTCGCTCCGACGAGCTCACCCGCCACATCCGCATCCACACAGGCCAGAAGCCCTTCCAGTGCCGAATCTGCATGCGCAACTTCAGTCGCAGTGACCACCTTACCACCCACATCCGCACCCACACAGGCGAGAAGCCTTTTGCCTGTGACATTTGCGGGAGAAAGTTTGCCAGGAGTGATGAACGCAAGAGGCATACCAAAATCCACTTACGACAGAAGGACAAGAAAGCGGACAAAACTGGTGTGGCCTCCTCGGCCACCTCGTCCCTCTCTTCCTACCCGTCCCCAGTGGCTACCTCTTACCCATCCCCCGCCACCACCTCTTTTCCGTCCCCGGTACCCACCTCCTACTCCTCGCCTGGCTCCTCGACCTACCCATCCCCGGCACACAGTGGCTTCCCCTCGCCCTCGGTGGCCACCACCTACGCCTCGGTCCCTCCTGCTTTCCCGGCCCAGGTCAGCAGCTTCCCCTCTGCCGCTGTGACCAACTCGTTCAGCACCTCAGCTGGGCTCTCGGACATGGCAGCCACCTTTTCCCCTAGGACAATTGAAATTTGCTAA